The genomic stretch ataaaaataaagatagattAACGTATTCATTCAAAAAAATGCTACTCGATATGCGTCAGTAATGAGAGAACTCTATAACTCTAAgagaattgaaattatactttttaattttaaaaacatatttaatatgcatttgATTATAGAGCAGGACGAGCTAGTTACGTAAAACAGGTTCGGTACTTGACAGAAGTGGATGCTGGCGCATATGCCGCAGCAACGTGGATTGTGGCTATTGTACGGACGATTAtgcaatttaaagaataacaaatactcttgttatctctttttttttacttgacaGTTGTATTTCAACATCATTACTATAAATAAGGAAGATAacaactaatataatataaacaacaaatttatcatctaaattgaagaattaattggtataattatattgatattatttctcCTATACAATGTTcggaaatattgtaaatatcaaTACATACCAATACACgctatattttctacattaaatacttttgataaaatgaaaatatatagttgcgtgtttttgtctttataaatagaataaaaaatacgcttttttttcaatacacgTTTAACGAGtttccataaataaaatttataacgcgTAGAGactatattaatcttaaatgtACAATAGTTCACGCTATGTTTGGCAGTATTTTGCCGATTAATCGGATTATGAATCTGTTTGCATTTTGCCCCGGCTTTTTCGTGAAGCCACAAATAAACTAAACTTCATTTTACTTTATacacacaataatatatagagaagaaataaataattaaatatatttatctttttgcgCGCGGCATATTTTGCGAGATTATCCGAAAAGGTTGGTCACAAAGGTGTTAAATCCATTACTGATAGACGAGAAAATACCGCTGTTGGCATCGGCCGCGGTATTAACTCCCGATTGTGGTCGGTAGGACAACGTATGGTCTCGATGCGGATAAGGTCTTCCGCCAGTGTTTCCAGTATACAAAACAGACCCATTTTCATCGTTGTACTGTCTCTGTTTCGGAGAGATATAAAGAACTTTaacatatcttataaaatgcataagagcgatcgtgaaaatatatgtCGCTGATTGACACTTAATAGattctaatcttttttaataaattttaaaaatcgccGAATTTTAAGCCCCTAAAGGTAGtttcaaatatacattaaaaaaaaatgtgcaatatCGCGCTTATTTGTGTTTGTGTATTATTGACATTGCTTACCTTTAGCGAGTAAAGCGTAACATTGAGGAGCGTCGGATGCTGCTCGATTACCACAAATTCGATCTCACGAGGTATATATCCGTTTGAGAATACCtgacgtaaaataaatatatcgattttcaAGATAATATGGCAAATAAATAAcgcttttaacaaatttttaattttgacattaattttgttagtAAAGAGATAAGAGAATGGATGTATTTGAAAGATTCCGCAACATACCTCTAATTTGTAAACACCAGGTAACAGAATTCTCCAAAATTCGCCATATTTGGTTGTCGAAAAACTGACATCTCGTGATTTTACTTTAACAGACGCTCTCTCAATGGGATTACCATTTTCATCAACAACGAAACCATGAACACCTCTGTGAGCTTCTGCCAAAAACTTGATTaaagactaaaaaaaaacgcgaaataattatacgCGCTGATAAATTTTACTCTCAGAATCTCAGTAGATTATTCGATTATTTCGATACATTgacagtaattaataaataattaagttttacattatttgcaaCCACAGATTTGACGTAGATTTacgatagaataataaatcgtTGTTGtaatcgcgataaattttGCTTCCCAATTAAATGtcttgaaaaagaaatgtatattttactaaatttttggAGGAgaagcgatatatatttttaacgtatTTGAGACTCACCGCTCGATTCTCCTCCCAATAATGCGGTAGATCCGAGGCCGGCGGGTATTTGCAGCAAGAAAGTTCCAAGGTAATTTCCATACATCCGTTCCACACGTAGTTAAAGTCTTGCATTCCGCCAGTAAGCGGATACCACTCGGCGCCGTTAGTAATTCCGCGTTTAAATGCGGGCTGGGACGGTGAGCACGGTAATCCCTGATACATGGATCCGTGGTTTCGAGAGTACGTCAACGATAAATGTTGAAACACGTCATCGTCCGGCGAGATGCTCGGCGTCGCCGTGAAACTCTGAAACACTGTTCTCTTTACGTGAGACTGTTACTGTTTTGTATAAACGATAGAGCGATATCATCCATCTCTCGATATTCCGAAGATGATTCGTGTAATCTACAGGCTATTATTCGaaatttacgataattatattatccttcattattttcaaaattatctttcgGAGAATAGCGTCTCGAAGCGCCAATAACTTTACTTTTACACGAAAAATCATCTCCTTTTTATCGCGAATTATGTTCCATCTTGTATAATGtttcatccttttttttttgctaggACGTATAAGGACATGCATTTTATGCCAGAAGCGTGTAATCAGAacattcattttcattatatgtttCGTTTTCATATATTCGTATAGTTTATTGCAAGAGCTGGTGCGGAAGTATAATTTCTTCTACAATTCTTCTATTCtactttttctataattcttctatttttcttctacaAGTTCTGTTATGAAACCTTTAGACTTtatcatttacttttttaaaatcatatccGTGAATCAATCTTTTATCgaaagatatcaaaaatataataaaaaataattatatatgtacatatatttttttcatttttttcttaagtaaATGATAATGTCGCTGATTATTGAACGCTAATGAAATAATCATGCATTGCACAATACCTGCACATAGTGGCGCTGATCGACATATTCCTGACGGCATGAAAGTTTACATAATATCATGACAGCTTCAGAGCTACGCGCAGTTATAGTCATAGCTGTCTGTAATCTTACATAAATGGAACGTTAACGAAATTCGAAACCGAAATGCATTGCTGGAAGGCACTCGTAAAAAATAGTGTAACacctatttcttttttttttttttcaagattatttcGCAAAGAAAATGATACGATAACAATTCTGTGGCTGTGGACCGGGACTATCGCGTCACTCGATCATTTTAACGATTAATTCGGCACACACAATAAtcgtaaaaatcaatatagaGATCAAGAAATTTTCAACTTACGCGAATTTGGAGTATTGTCGAAGGGGTAGCTGGCTACGAGAGCACCGCCGTGTAAGCTGCCCGAGAGCACGAACTGAATCTTCGAGACCCAGTCCTTGACAGCTTCGGTCTCCGGCTGGCTCTTTTTATTGTTCTGCTTAAAGTAGTCTGGGAAGTTTCGGTTTAGGTCGAAGCCACGCGCGTTATACCTATTCAAGTCAagtagaatataaaagaatcagggatatttttcctctttctcctcgTCTTCTGTCTTCAACGGAAATGGAATCGTTCGATATGTATGTAGGTGAATTCTGAATATAAGGCAgctattttaaagttattttgaattttgaaatattaaatggagactttttatgcaaatttaaatcaaaaagttCTGTTAAGAAATGTCGAAGAAGAGACACTCATAGCCATATGTAgtctttaatttatctttacatGTCTGACAAGAGGCATATCATtagttacaatttttttaacatttatatgtatatatgaatatacatacTGATTCATTGCGAAATTCGAAATcgatctaaatttattaaaaaactatgcAAATATCTAACCTGCCTTGACCACCATCGCAGCGTCCTTCTTTAGAAACTTCAAAGCCATCAGGGTTCATTGACGGTAGAATATGAATCCTTGTGTTATCCAATAACCACGTAATATATGCATCTGATCCATACGATGTCACGAGATtctaaaaaggaagaaaagagagaaaaggattaTATctagaaacatatatatgtcatcTGTTTGTCGAACAAAAAtagatcaatattattattaattttaaggtagctattattattattattattattattattatatatgtcaattaatattatattataaatgtgttataaaaattattatacttatacacgcattattaatattacaatgctACAAGAGCACAGAtgatgtacaatattttagataaaaaaatcttatttgagTATACGTAACTACTTTACTCTTTTATCTCCACAGAATGAtccgatgaaaaatatacatgctaTGTACATGCTTGGTCATTGCGAGTAACGTGATATGGAAATTCCAACGCCTGATAATTACGTACATGAATGAGATGTAGCATTAACTCGCGTCCCACAGCTTCGTTTCCGTGTATGTTAGCGATATACTTTACATCAGGCTTCCCGATCATGTGCTCGTAAGGCGATGACGACACGACCATCACCCATAGATCACGACCTGTCGCACGAATATATCGCttgagattataatatattccttgtttttcttttttttttttaactttaaacataaaatgtaacataaaacataagttataagttttgaaatatttttttccaggaCATgctgttttctctttttatcaaaatcgatACGATGCCTATATATAAGTGCCTTATCTCTAAATATATGATGTGTTCACATTCCTTTACACATATAAGAGAATCCGTACCTTTCACCGACTTTCCTATTGAGTACAGAGCGGTGAGATTTTGAAACCGAAGGGACGTGGCGCGAAGAAAGCGGCTCATCTGCTCGTAATTGTGATACTTGAACTCGATATTGTATGGCTCCTCGTACATTAAGTAACGTGGATGATATTGACGAGGTAAGTCCCCTTTGCTGGGGAATTGCATTCCACGAATGCTTCCATAGATGGAGATGAGAAAAAGTAGCACGCGATACATTCTGCAAGTATCATCGTAATATAAACTTATGTGAAATATACGTATAAGAGAtgtaattaagtatataattatctttcttttgctttctaattcaatataatacgaataaataaatacaatgtaatatatataaaatattagaatattattatattatttatattaaataagagagaaataatgtgcaaaaaaaggagaaaatgcTTTCCTACATATTACATTACTTGACAAttgaataatgtattattttcattgaaaacttgtaaaaaaattgattcattactatttaaagtattaaattaacatctcTTGCACTGTGTTGCTtgcaactttttttcaaaatattaacaaatatattatcctTATCTTGAAATTTCAGTAAAATTTGCATTACCTGACAGTATCCAAACGTATCAGTGATAAACGTTCGAAAAAGTCGCTGAACACGATCGCACTAACTTTGGCGCAATCTTTTACGCGCGAGAGACGATCTACTCTTCCGTATTTGTACACGTTCGTTCACGCAAGAAATTTATCCGTGAGAGTGACTTAGGGCAGTGAAAATGACGATTCGTACAACGAGCTTTTTCGACGATgctagttttcttttttttctctcctgaTTGTTTACGTGGCAGTCGGCGCCGATAAAGAGGGCACGCACTTTTCGTCGTACGCGATCACGTTGGCGGACAAATCGATGGACGGCATTTGCGGAAATCGAAAAAGGATTAAAAGAAGAAGAtgagaaaaggaagagaggaagaaaaccACGAAAGAAGAGGAGTGCGCTGGCAGTGAGCGAGAATGAGGTCCGCGCGCGGACGTTTGACAGTTCACGTCCGAACGTAGGAGGAAGGTGTTAGCCGCCTCTCGCCTGCGTGAGAGTAGCGGCGAGATACTGCGAACTCTTACAAAGAGAAGCGAAATATGCCGTGCACTCACTATACCACCACCAGTGTACCGGTAGACCAGCACCAGCAAACCAGCACCACCACCTccatcaccaccaccaccgccgACGCCACCACCGCTACTAATGAAGCCCACTTCCTCCGTCACCGTATCTGCACCGCTGTCTGCTCTCTCTCCGTGTTGTAGACCAACCACTGGCACAATGTGTACCAGCTAGCTAGGAGACAGCCCGTTTACTCGTCTCATCTCGGCATTTCTACCACAACGTCAACGGGCGCACAATGAGCAACCCGTCGGGCGTATCGCCGCGAATTGTTATATTTCATGCACGCATTTAGCGTACATGCATACGCACACACATTAATAAGCGATATCTCTAGAGATCTTTTGCGTAAACGTAACACAGGAAGTTTTGTATCGCGATGCGTCGAGATAAAGCCCGAAACGCTCGGAGTCTATAAAAAGGGAAACTTTCAACTATTATGAATAAgtcaatagaaataattttctttaaatacgatgttaataattagatgtctctaaattaaagatatcacTTAATTCAAATAcctagaaatatttattctaatcaatcatataatcaataatatttatttaaatcaattgttatattaaattaatatatatttgttatccGAATAACAAAGAAGTTTCTTcccagatatatatatataatatcaataggagatatattaaaaattattgccattatatattataatataattcattaccgctcgaaaaagaaatgaattatttatagattgaCAGAGTTGTCTTTACTAAGACTAGCGTCGCTTTATATGTTAAAGAGGACGAGTACGAATACATATGTATCAACTCGCGTGCGCGGCTACCGGTTACGAATCACTACTACTATTACCGTTACCACTACAGCTCTATCGTCGTTCACCAACGCTACCGGTGTTAATTGAGGTGAAGAGGTTTTCGTTCTTGATGTTTGGCGCACGGACGCCCCCGCTGTTacggggggggagggaggggggggggactCGCGTCAGCTCCGGgcgctatatatttttgaatataatgagCCTGTCCGCGTCCATCTGAGACACCAATACAGCGTTGGTATACAGGTCGATAGAGCATTCGTAAGATCACCGACGTTCACCGCCACCATCAGCACGTACTTTCGACGAGTTATTGAGGACGGTGTCCTACTAGCGGTGTCCGACCCCTCTTCTCTCCCTATTCATGCCGACCGAGGCACGGATCACGGTTTCGGATGGATCGTTGAACTCGCGGGAGGAAGGTGAAACACGTCGAAAAAAAGAAGGTTTTGCCAGAAGTGTGTCACCGAGGCGCGCGAGCGTGATGTAGCGAGTGAAATGAGGGAGGTGGGGGACAGAGATGAGAGGACGGTGCGGAGACGGAGAGGAAGTCCGAGAACTTGGTGCGTTTCTCCCCAAGGTGGATTTCGCTCACGGTCGACGATTTACCTtgaaataacgaaaaaaaaaaaaattatctcctcCGCTCCCCATCGGAGGGGATCCCTTTCATAACGGATCGGACTATCAATACAACGGGAATGTGTACAAGTTAAATGacgaaatttgaatatatataaacgtagAGAGAACTCGCTTACACGTGCCGTTCACTTATTTCggaataataaacttttcagAATTAGCGGGAATAAATATGTCTCGAGAGACGAGTGAATATATTCTCTCGCACGatctataatattatggaAACATATGATTATACTTAAAACGAGAGCTGTCATTACAAATGTCGCGACTTAAGGCCGTAATTAACGGCTATAAAGTAACATGAATTCTTGAAATGTAAGCAAGTCACTGAAAATCAACCTAGGTAGCTTCCttctctataaataaattgagataTCGCGTTCCAAAATAATATcacgtttaatatttcaaaatatagttCAACAAAttcgatgaaaattttattttgttacaacTGTCACACTGCAGCATTCAGAATATTTCTGCAATAAAGATAGATACTTTTAAGAAACAAGTATTGCATTCATTGAGCCAATTGATGTTTCATGAATGTCATTAGAATTATACAACAGACGCTTAAATGCAAGAATATTTCGTTTCCTGGGAACGCGACAATATGTTGGAATTTACCGGAAATATGACGTCCTTGCATCAAACAACTGCAGAtctcataattatatcttcGATACCTTACCGGCGGTAAAGTATTGACAGATGCCGCCGTATCAgtcattaataaatcattaattttaagccATGTAGGAACAATGAAACTTAACAAAGACGTTTAATTCTAGTGCCTTACGAACCTTGGTCGTGTAtgcattatcatatattagtCATTTTTACAGATACGTACAATTGTTGttgaaattatgtaatccGATTTCTTTtggctataaatataaattacaaggTGCTTGTAATTGTGgtattcaaattaaaacttaaaattttattgtacaaaaatataggTTTgtgaaaatactttaaaaaaagtatatatagaaaagtatATGTAGAAAgatctacaaaaatttaataaaaatataattatttagtctttgattatatattttaatagttaaatattttgaaaaggtTTTCCAGCAAATAAAGAAGATCTATTGTTTTTAGTATTGTAGACAAAAATGCAGATactctctttcaatttttttttatacaccaTCAGTGGTATGTGGCGACCAATCGAATGGTCTTCGAAATGTTCCAAGATACTGTATAGCTTGCTCACTTGCTTAACGACATATTTGTTAACAACTCTAATGCTGACTCAGTTGctggatataatttttgttgtcGACAACGTGGATGATTTTACGACAAATTCCTTAATGCTACTTTCGGTTATCAgtgtattattcaaaatagcTGCTGCTATAACACGTCGCGATGAAATTGTCAATTTGATCGAAACATTACAGAAGAAACCTTGCAAAGCTTACAATGAAGAGGAGAGCCACATCCAGATGAAGTTCGATCGTTTGATCAGGTCTGCATGTTTGTTGACGCAATTGTCGATGAAACCACTTGTTagcatataaattgataaataacacATGTGATcactcaattaaattaaattaaataaggcaaaacaaataaatcaaactaaagagatttaagatttaatttaacaaatatatgagaaattcgaagttaattttctcaaattataaaaatcataaaaacgtATTAGTGTatcatcaaataattatgaatttaaatgtgtgtgttgtgtttATGCATTTTTGTTACTAACAGTTATCTAAAGTGGGTGCTATGttaatcaaagatatttttttttttttatttattggacAGTATCGTTAATTTCagaacatacacacacaatatacattattcttGTACATTGTCATTATATGCTGATTATTATGCttttgcgaaatatatgtAGATCATATTCCATAAGTTACACATCTCTGGCATCGTTTTCTGCCACTGGTACCATAATAGGAGGGATGCTCAATATTTTAGAGGGTCAATTACCCTATAGAATGTG from Cataglyphis hispanica isolate Lineage 1 chromosome 11, ULB_Chis1_1.0, whole genome shotgun sequence encodes the following:
- the LOC126853081 gene encoding carboxypeptidase D isoform X2, whose translation is MYRVLLFLISIYGSIRGMQFPSKGDLPRQYHPRYLMYEEPYNIEFKYHNYEQMSRFLRATSLRFQNLTALYSIGKSVKGRDLWVMVVSSSPYEHMIGKPDVKYIANIHGNEAVGRELMLHLIHNLVTSYGSDAYITWLLDNTRIHILPSMNPDGFEVSKEGRCDGGQGRYNARGFDLNRNFPDYFKQNNKKSQPETEAVKDWVSKIQFVLSGSLHGGALVASYPFDNTPNSLFQSFTATPSISPDDDVFQHLSLTYSRNHGSMYQGLPCSPSQPAFKRGITNGAEWYPLTGGMQDFNYVWNGCMEITLELSCCKYPPASDLPHYWEENRASLIKFLAEAHRGVHGFVVDENGNPIERASVKVKSRDVSFSTTKYGEFWRILLPGVYKLEVFSNGYIPREIEFVVIEQHPTLLNVTLYSLKRQYNDENGSVLYTGNTGGRPYPHRDHTLSYRPQSGVNTAADANSGIFSSISNGFNTFVTNLFG
- the LOC126853081 gene encoding carboxypeptidase D isoform X1, which translates into the protein MYRVLLFLISIYGSIRGMQFPSKGDLPRQYHPRYLMYEEPYNIEFKYHNYEQMSRFLRATSLRFQNLTALYSIGKSVKGRDLWVMVVSSSPYEHMIGKPDVKYIANIHGNEAVGRELMLHLIHNLVTSYGSDAYITWLLDNTRIHILPSMNPDGFEVSKEGRCDGGQGRYNARGFDLNRNFPDYFKQNNKKSQPETEAVKDWVSKIQFVLSGSLHGGALVASYPFDNTPNSRICRSAPLCAVFQSFTATPSISPDDDVFQHLSLTYSRNHGSMYQGLPCSPSQPAFKRGITNGAEWYPLTGGMQDFNYVWNGCMEITLELSCCKYPPASDLPHYWEENRASLIKFLAEAHRGVHGFVVDENGNPIERASVKVKSRDVSFSTTKYGEFWRILLPGVYKLEVFSNGYIPREIEFVVIEQHPTLLNVTLYSLKRQYNDENGSVLYTGNTGGRPYPHRDHTLSYRPQSGVNTAADANSGIFSSISNGFNTFVTNLFG